The Allochromatium tepidum genome has a window encoding:
- the flgK gene encoding flagellar hook-associated protein FlgK, whose amino-acid sequence MSVLGTGITGLLAFQRALATTSHNIANTATEGYSRQRVELMTNNPQRLGPGYVGQGVQITGIRRLQDEWIDAQLRTSLTNNANAATRADFAERIDELLADQSTGLAPALENFFASVHDVASDPTALPARMVMLNEATTLEGRFESINERLADQRRLVNGRIGTSVEEINQYAKSIADLNKQITARSTSGSPPNDLLDRRDTVLRNLAEKVDVSLSAQDDGSVSVFIGNGQALVLGANAGELTFSNLSGDPVNWDIGLRTTTSSSSKPINISRFLTGGEVGGLLETRTSLLDKAQNELGLTALNLATRFNEQNRLGLDLNGELGTDIFELPKVMVRSVIGNSVNAMPGVTIGDVGRLTASDYRLRQTDSGFQLTRLPENTTVSYELDADDPNVLIADGLRIDTTDIDAAVTGDAWLIQPTRFAATNLKMAMTDPAKIAAISGALSASSNTGDARPVALRMSSDPADLTPETYLPAAVVGNATGDGFGLLMPRYGTDAGSAKVESFRVLDAKNADLFTDPTTAIDFDADRDQFVVGDERFALDPTGTTTIRANGWELKIQGRPGNVTGMGTVVEILADDSFPVATTTPPVTTITGPGWEMDIRGTPAAGDLFTVELSKDRPGDNRNMLTMAGIQGERLIQGRTTLQGGYDTILADVGTQTRRAQISRDSSAVLLESAQQQREALSGVNLDEEAANMLRFQQAYQAAAQVIATSSTMFDTLLNAVRR is encoded by the coding sequence ATGAGCGTTTTGGGAACCGGGATCACCGGTCTGCTGGCCTTCCAGCGTGCCCTGGCGACCACCAGCCACAATATCGCCAATACCGCTACCGAGGGTTACAGCCGTCAGCGGGTCGAACTGATGACCAACAATCCGCAGCGGCTGGGTCCGGGCTATGTGGGGCAGGGGGTCCAGATCACGGGCATTCGGCGGCTCCAGGATGAATGGATCGACGCCCAGCTACGCACCAGTCTCACCAATAACGCCAATGCCGCGACGCGCGCGGACTTCGCCGAGCGCATCGATGAACTCCTGGCTGATCAGAGCACCGGTCTGGCACCGGCGCTCGAGAACTTCTTCGCCTCCGTGCATGACGTCGCCAGCGACCCGACCGCGCTTCCGGCGCGCATGGTGATGCTCAATGAGGCCACGACGCTGGAGGGGCGTTTCGAGTCGATCAATGAACGGCTCGCCGACCAGCGTCGTCTGGTCAACGGGCGGATCGGAACCTCCGTCGAGGAGATCAATCAATACGCCAAATCCATCGCCGATCTCAACAAACAGATCACGGCCCGATCCACGTCCGGATCTCCGCCCAACGACCTGCTTGACCGGCGCGACACCGTCCTGAGAAATCTGGCCGAAAAGGTCGATGTCTCGCTCAGTGCGCAGGACGACGGCTCCGTCAGCGTCTTCATCGGCAATGGTCAGGCGCTGGTGCTCGGTGCCAATGCCGGCGAGCTGACCTTCTCGAATCTATCCGGCGATCCCGTCAATTGGGATATCGGACTGAGGACGACGACGAGCAGCAGCAGTAAACCGATCAACATCAGCCGTTTCTTGACGGGCGGCGAGGTCGGCGGTCTGCTGGAGACCCGCACCAGTCTGCTCGACAAGGCGCAGAACGAGCTGGGTCTCACCGCGCTGAACCTGGCGACCCGCTTCAACGAACAGAACCGGCTCGGTCTGGATCTGAACGGGGAGCTGGGCACCGACATCTTCGAGCTGCCGAAGGTCATGGTCAGATCGGTCATCGGCAATAGCGTCAATGCGATGCCGGGCGTGACGATCGGGGATGTCGGTCGGCTCACCGCTAGCGACTATCGGCTGCGACAGACCGACAGCGGATTCCAGTTGACGCGGTTACCCGAAAACACGACCGTCTCCTACGAGTTGGATGCCGACGACCCGAACGTCCTGATCGCCGATGGCCTGCGCATCGATACCACGGATATCGACGCGGCGGTCACGGGCGATGCCTGGCTGATCCAGCCGACGCGCTTCGCGGCGACCAACCTGAAGATGGCCATGACCGATCCGGCCAAGATCGCCGCGATCTCGGGCGCCCTGTCGGCGTCGAGCAACACGGGCGATGCCAGACCCGTCGCCCTGCGCATGAGCAGTGATCCAGCCGATCTAACGCCCGAGACCTATCTGCCCGCCGCCGTGGTGGGCAATGCGACGGGAGACGGTTTCGGCCTGCTGATGCCGCGCTACGGCACGGATGCCGGTTCGGCCAAGGTCGAGTCATTCCGCGTGCTCGACGCCAAGAACGCCGATCTGTTCACAGACCCTACTACCGCTATCGATTTCGACGCGGATAGGGATCAATTCGTGGTCGGCGACGAACGCTTCGCGCTCGACCCGACCGGAACCACGACCATCCGCGCCAATGGCTGGGAACTGAAGATCCAAGGCAGGCCGGGTAATGTCACCGGCATGGGCACTGTGGTCGAGATACTGGCCGACGACAGCTTCCCGGTCGCGACGACGACACCGCCCGTCACCACCATCACCGGTCCCGGATGGGAGATGGATATCCGAGGCACGCCGGCGGCGGGTGATCTGTTCACGGTCGAACTCAGCAAGGATCGTCCGGGCGACAACCGCAACATGCTGACGATGGCGGGTATCCAGGGCGAGCGCCTCATCCAGGGGCGCACGACCCTCCAGGGCGGTTACGACACCATCCTCGCCGATGTCGGCACCCAGACACGCCGCGCCCAGATCAGCCGTGATTCGAGCGCCGTCCTGTTGGAATCGGCGCAACAGCAACGCGAGGCGCTCTCGGGGGTCAATCTCGACGAGGAGGCGGCGAACATGCTGCGTTTCCAGCAGGCCTATCAGGCCGCCGCCCAGGTGATCGCGACCTCCAGCACCATGTTCGACACCCTGCTCAATGCGGTGCGTC
- the flgJ gene encoding flagellar assembly peptidoglycan hydrolase FlgJ produces MLPTGAASSLGLGSSQSLTGGLVADPNAYQGLSRLARDGGSEGLEAAARAFESLLIGQMLKQMRSSTFGGGLLDSAQTQLYQDLYDQQIATVLSEGDGLGLRKALLRQLAPELSGEGLAERDQATLTVPERNPLLKSFKRRQVEAAVEKADSKPFRTVSGQSQSAATSAASTGSVAVISGQGRWPPRNAEEFVAYLKPYAEQAAEILGMDTSVLLAQSALETGWGRHIPRRADGRSSFNLFGIKADRSWAGDSVGVGTLEYRNGVAQREQARFRAYETPADSFVDYVAFLNRNPRYGEALKSRTGEEFIRGLQKAGYATDPRYADKILGIRDRVLAISAAVEPRSAPQTQSETQVSAAQVDTPAKG; encoded by the coding sequence ATGCTCCCCACCGGCGCCGCCTCATCACTGGGTCTGGGTTCGAGTCAGTCGCTGACGGGCGGACTGGTCGCCGACCCGAACGCCTATCAGGGACTCTCGCGTCTGGCGCGCGACGGCGGCTCCGAGGGTCTGGAGGCCGCCGCGCGCGCCTTCGAGTCGCTGCTGATCGGGCAGATGCTCAAGCAGATGCGCTCCTCCACGTTTGGCGGCGGACTGCTCGATTCGGCCCAGACCCAGCTCTATCAGGATCTCTACGATCAGCAGATCGCCACTGTCCTGAGCGAGGGCGATGGACTGGGACTCCGCAAGGCGCTGTTGCGTCAGTTGGCGCCCGAATTGAGCGGGGAGGGGCTTGCCGAGCGCGATCAGGCCACGCTGACGGTTCCGGAACGCAACCCGCTGCTCAAGAGCTTCAAGCGGCGCCAGGTCGAGGCGGCGGTGGAGAAAGCTGACTCCAAGCCGTTCCGTACGGTTTCCGGTCAGTCCCAGTCGGCGGCAACCAGCGCGGCGAGTACCGGTTCCGTCGCCGTGATCAGCGGTCAGGGACGCTGGCCGCCGCGCAACGCCGAGGAATTCGTCGCCTATCTCAAGCCCTATGCCGAGCAGGCGGCCGAGATCCTGGGCATGGACACCAGCGTACTGCTGGCACAGAGCGCGCTGGAGACCGGCTGGGGCCGGCACATTCCACGCCGGGCCGATGGGCGCAGCAGCTTCAACCTCTTCGGCATCAAGGCCGATCGCAGTTGGGCAGGCGACAGCGTCGGTGTGGGTACGCTTGAATATCGCAATGGGGTAGCGCAGCGTGAGCAGGCGCGCTTTCGTGCCTATGAGACTCCGGCCGACTCCTTCGTCGATTACGTTGCCTTTCTCAACCGTAATCCACGCTATGGAGAGGCGCTCAAGAGTCGTACCGGCGAGGAATTCATCCGTGGGTTGCAAAAGGCCGGCTATGCCACCGACCCGCGCTATGCTGATAAGATCCTGGGTATTCGCGATCGGGTGCTGGCGATCAGCGCCGCCGTCGAACCGCGATCCGCGCCGCAAACCCAGAGCGAGACTCAAGTTTCAGCCGCTCAGGTCGATACTCCGGCAAAGGGCTGA
- a CDS encoding flagellar basal body P-ring protein FlgI — protein sequence MNSLLTRTALALAVAGSLLSTTVTLAGNEADVADLGRFGNWNAGGAERIKDLATIAGVRDNQLIGYGLVVGLDGTGDQTTQAPFSTQSLKNMLNQLGVTMPEGVNPQTKNMAAVMITADLPPFAKPGQRMDITVSSLGNAKSLRGGTLLMTPLKGADGQVYAIAQGNLTVGGFGAGGADGSRITVNVPSVGRIPNGATVEREVPTGFSQGDHLTLNLRRPDFTTAYRMVDVINSRFGADVAQSIDGSSVQVRAPRDPNQRVAFVSMLENLTLEAAESPARVVINARTGTVVMGAGVTVRPAAISHGNLTVTISENPAVSQPGALAGGQTAVVPQTDVAIEQDKSRMFLFEPGTALGDIVEAVNEVGAAPGDLVAILEALREAGALRAELVVI from the coding sequence ATGAACAGCCTCCTGACACGCACTGCTCTGGCCCTCGCGGTGGCCGGATCGTTACTCAGCACGACCGTGACACTGGCCGGCAACGAAGCCGATGTGGCCGATCTCGGTCGCTTCGGCAACTGGAACGCCGGTGGCGCAGAACGGATCAAGGATCTGGCCACCATCGCCGGTGTGCGCGACAACCAGTTGATCGGCTATGGCCTGGTGGTCGGGCTGGACGGTACGGGCGATCAGACGACCCAGGCGCCTTTCAGTACCCAGAGTCTCAAGAACATGCTCAACCAGCTGGGCGTGACCATGCCCGAGGGCGTCAACCCCCAGACCAAGAACATGGCGGCGGTCATGATCACGGCCGATCTGCCGCCCTTCGCCAAGCCGGGACAGCGCATGGACATCACCGTCTCCTCGCTCGGCAATGCCAAGAGTCTGCGCGGCGGTACACTGCTGATGACGCCGCTCAAGGGCGCCGACGGTCAGGTCTATGCCATCGCCCAAGGCAATCTCACCGTAGGGGGGTTCGGGGCCGGTGGGGCCGACGGCAGCCGCATCACGGTCAATGTGCCGAGCGTGGGGCGGATACCGAATGGGGCCACGGTCGAGCGCGAGGTGCCGACCGGTTTTTCCCAGGGCGATCACCTGACACTCAATCTGCGTCGGCCCGACTTCACCACCGCCTACCGCATGGTCGATGTCATCAACTCCCGCTTCGGCGCTGACGTCGCTCAGTCGATCGATGGCTCCTCAGTGCAGGTCCGTGCGCCGCGCGATCCGAATCAGCGCGTCGCCTTCGTCTCCATGCTCGAGAACCTCACGCTCGAAGCCGCCGAGTCACCCGCACGGGTCGTCATCAATGCGCGTACGGGTACGGTGGTGATGGGGGCGGGCGTCACCGTGCGGCCGGCGGCTATTTCACACGGCAACCTCACCGTCACCATCAGCGAAAATCCAGCCGTTTCGCAGCCCGGCGCGCTGGCTGGCGGTCAGACCGCCGTAGTTCCGCAGACCGATGTCGCCATCGAGCAGGATAAGAGTCGCATGTTCCTGTTCGAGCCGGGGACGGCGCTCGGCGACATCGTCGAAGCGGTCAACGAGGTCGGGGCCGCACCCGGCGATCTGGTCGCCATCCTGGAGGCCCTGCGCGAGGCCGGCGCCCTGCGGGCCGAGCTGGTCGTGATCTGA
- the flgH gene encoding flagellar basal body L-ring protein FlgH yields MNPHSKVLSALLAAFALSGCATLNPPKPGDSPEYQPAAPLEPRPAALNNGAIFQPTLGSALFEDHKAHRVGDLVTVVLNESTNAKKSSATSTSKDTSAEMDFGNITIAGQSLLDGDNKLINLTGEASRSFDGSGKSSQSNEFSGEITVTVAEVLPNGNLVIQGEKWLGINQGNEYVRLRGIVRPVDITRDNKVKSTQIANAQLYYGGTGALRDSNTPGWLTRFFNSPIWPI; encoded by the coding sequence ATGAACCCTCACTCGAAAGTCCTGAGCGCCCTGTTGGCCGCCTTCGCGCTGTCCGGCTGCGCCACGCTCAACCCGCCCAAGCCGGGCGACTCGCCCGAGTACCAGCCGGCCGCGCCGCTGGAACCGCGTCCGGCAGCCTTGAACAACGGTGCGATCTTCCAGCCCACCCTGGGTTCTGCACTGTTCGAGGACCACAAGGCCCATCGTGTCGGGGATCTGGTGACAGTGGTACTCAACGAGAGTACCAACGCCAAGAAATCGTCGGCGACCTCGACCTCAAAGGATACGAGCGCCGAGATGGACTTCGGCAACATCACGATCGCCGGTCAGAGTCTGCTCGACGGCGATAACAAGCTTATCAACCTCACCGGCGAGGCGAGCCGCAGCTTCGACGGCTCGGGTAAATCCAGTCAGAGCAACGAGTTCAGCGGCGAGATCACGGTCACGGTCGCCGAGGTGCTGCCCAACGGCAATCTGGTCATCCAGGGCGAGAAGTGGCTCGGCATCAACCAGGGCAACGAGTATGTACGTCTGCGCGGCATCGTGCGTCCGGTCGACATCACGCGCGACAACAAGGTCAAGTCGACCCAGATCGCCAATGCCCAGCTCTATTACGGCGGCACGGGCGCCCTGCGCGACAGCAATACACCAGGTTGGTTGACGCGCTTCTTCAACAGCCCGATCTGGCCCATTTGA
- the flgG gene encoding flagellar basal-body rod protein FlgG, protein MNQALWIAKTGLDAQQTRMSVVSNNLANVNTTGFKKERAVFEDLIYHSCRQHGAQATQETQLPSGLTIGTGVRTVATQKLFAQGSYVQTGNSLDMAIEGQGFFQILMPGGEIGYTRDGSFQLNADGEVVMSNGYALQPALVVPADAEKITIGKDGTVSVKQPNQVGEVQIGQIQLANFINPAGLQPIGENLFRETTASGAPQQSNPGENGFGSLVQCSLETSNVNMAEELVNMIETQRAYEVNSKAIAAADGMLQFVNNNLAR, encoded by the coding sequence ATGAATCAAGCGCTTTGGATCGCCAAGACCGGACTCGATGCCCAGCAGACCCGAATGTCCGTGGTGTCCAACAACCTGGCCAACGTCAACACCACGGGCTTCAAGAAGGAACGCGCCGTCTTCGAGGATCTGATCTATCACAGTTGCCGCCAGCATGGTGCCCAGGCCACTCAGGAGACTCAGCTCCCCTCGGGACTGACGATCGGCACAGGTGTACGCACCGTGGCCACGCAAAAACTGTTCGCGCAGGGAAGTTACGTTCAGACAGGCAACTCGCTCGACATGGCCATTGAGGGGCAAGGCTTCTTTCAGATCCTGATGCCCGGCGGCGAGATCGGTTACACACGTGATGGGAGCTTTCAGCTCAATGCCGATGGTGAGGTGGTGATGTCCAATGGCTATGCCCTGCAGCCCGCCCTCGTTGTCCCGGCAGACGCTGAAAAAATCACGATCGGTAAGGACGGCACCGTCTCAGTCAAGCAGCCGAATCAGGTCGGCGAAGTTCAGATAGGCCAGATCCAACTGGCCAACTTCATCAACCCAGCCGGTCTGCAACCGATCGGCGAGAACCTCTTTCGCGAGACGACGGCCTCGGGGGCTCCACAGCAGTCCAATCCGGGAGAGAACGGCTTCGGGAGTTTGGTTCAATGCTCGCTGGAAACCAGTAACGTCAACATGGCCGAGGAACTGGTCAACATGATCGAGACCCAGCGTGCCTATGAGGTCAATTCGAAGGCGATCGCGGCGGCCGATGGGATGCTCCAGTTCGTCAACAACAATCTGGCACGTTGA